In Rhodothermus marinus DSM 4252, a single genomic region encodes these proteins:
- a CDS encoding CRISPR-associated helicase/endonuclease Cas3, translating into MEAEGLLAKSAARGGESLPAHTRQVVARLRQLRERMPDLEEKLELPGLWDALFAAAWVHDFGKAARGFQEMLQSGEKWNYRHEVLSLAFLDWLLPADDPRYPLAVAAVAAHHRDYPVLARQYIEVEDPADSGIDERWQEMDQKRLEALAHWTAEEWPGIVSAERLNVQAPSLHVLLNDVPVLLGDGPDRIRKALACYRRYFGSQRQPARRERRYAWQRRRQALFVRGLMLQADRLASAQAPPLKAPDLDGVEKALPSDRSYWYPHQQKATEHVGSLLLAAPTGSGKTEAALLWARRQLQEGRRGAVCYLLPYQASLNAMYRRFVDKYGLNRKDVALLHSRAVQAVYRELVRGEVTEHAVAYQQAQRFKALGRLHQQPVLLATPYQLLRAAFRLPGYEGQWAMLQGAHLIVDEIHGYEPFRLGLLLGLFSMLQQHFDVRLAVMTATMPSWLRGLLERELKVVWRSADSQLYERFCRHRLFLKEGKLENERVLEEIVQRVHQGEAVLVVTNLVAAAQQLAEALAVRLNSPWPQRCDPEHDPVLLVHSRFTAEDRLQREAVLQARVHRQLRQGGFVVVATQVVEVSLDVDFDTIYTDPAPLEALVQRFGRVNRRRCFKERPVFVMTEAMDWTWPYRQEALMRRTVEHLTRFDGQMIDEAMIGVWLDAVYEPEVPSLQQEVARGRSSYETVAGPEHLVAFESDPNLEDQFDALFDGYEVLPLQLQQEFLRRAERGEYVEAYGLLVPISQGRFHALRQQNALTRLQEYRVWVADCKYDPCLGLQPDIRNETASFML; encoded by the coding sequence ATGGAAGCGGAAGGCCTGCTGGCGAAAAGCGCAGCCCGGGGCGGGGAGTCGCTCCCAGCCCATACCCGGCAGGTGGTGGCGCGGTTGCGGCAGCTGCGCGAGCGCATGCCCGATCTGGAGGAGAAGCTGGAACTGCCCGGCCTCTGGGACGCGCTGTTTGCCGCCGCCTGGGTGCACGATTTCGGCAAGGCCGCCCGGGGATTCCAGGAAATGCTCCAGAGCGGAGAAAAATGGAACTACCGCCACGAGGTGCTCTCGCTGGCGTTTCTGGACTGGCTCTTGCCGGCAGACGACCCGCGCTATCCGCTGGCGGTGGCCGCCGTGGCCGCCCACCATCGGGATTACCCGGTGCTGGCCCGCCAGTACATCGAAGTGGAAGATCCGGCCGACAGCGGCATCGATGAGCGCTGGCAGGAAATGGATCAAAAAAGGTTGGAGGCGCTGGCCCATTGGACTGCTGAGGAATGGCCCGGGATAGTCTCGGCAGAGCGCCTGAACGTGCAGGCGCCGTCGCTTCACGTGCTGCTCAATGACGTGCCGGTGTTGCTGGGCGATGGGCCGGATCGTATTCGGAAGGCGCTCGCCTGTTATCGCCGGTACTTTGGGAGCCAGCGTCAGCCTGCACGCAGGGAGCGCCGGTACGCATGGCAGCGTCGGCGGCAGGCGCTGTTTGTACGCGGCCTCATGCTGCAGGCCGATCGACTCGCCAGTGCGCAGGCACCCCCGCTGAAGGCACCCGATCTGGACGGCGTTGAGAAGGCATTGCCGTCCGACCGATCCTACTGGTACCCGCATCAACAAAAGGCTACCGAACATGTGGGCTCGCTGCTGCTGGCCGCGCCTACCGGAAGCGGAAAAACGGAAGCGGCGTTGCTCTGGGCGCGCCGTCAGCTTCAGGAAGGCCGCCGGGGCGCTGTATGCTATCTGCTTCCATACCAGGCCAGCCTGAATGCGATGTATCGGCGTTTCGTCGATAAATATGGCCTGAACAGAAAGGATGTGGCGCTGCTGCATAGCCGGGCGGTCCAGGCGGTTTACCGGGAACTGGTTCGTGGCGAGGTGACCGAACACGCGGTGGCCTATCAGCAGGCGCAGCGATTCAAGGCGCTGGGACGCCTGCATCAGCAGCCCGTCTTGCTGGCCACTCCATATCAGTTACTACGGGCGGCTTTCCGATTGCCGGGCTACGAAGGGCAGTGGGCCATGCTCCAGGGAGCCCATCTGATCGTCGATGAAATTCACGGCTACGAGCCCTTTCGGCTCGGGCTGCTACTGGGACTGTTTTCCATGTTGCAGCAGCATTTTGACGTGCGCCTGGCCGTAATGACGGCCACCATGCCTTCCTGGCTGCGCGGCTTGCTGGAGCGGGAACTGAAGGTTGTCTGGCGGTCGGCCGACAGTCAGCTGTACGAGCGATTCTGTCGCCATCGTCTTTTTCTGAAAGAAGGAAAGCTGGAGAATGAGCGCGTTCTGGAAGAGATCGTTCAGCGTGTTCACCAGGGAGAGGCCGTACTGGTCGTAACCAACCTGGTAGCCGCCGCGCAGCAGCTCGCCGAAGCGCTGGCGGTACGATTGAACAGCCCGTGGCCGCAACGTTGTGATCCCGAGCACGATCCGGTGCTGCTGGTGCACAGCCGATTTACGGCCGAAGATCGGCTGCAGCGAGAGGCCGTCTTGCAGGCGCGGGTCCATCGACAGCTACGTCAGGGCGGCTTCGTGGTGGTGGCCACACAGGTCGTGGAGGTGAGCCTGGATGTCGATTTCGATACGATCTATACCGATCCGGCCCCTCTGGAAGCGCTGGTGCAGCGTTTCGGGCGGGTAAACCGTCGGCGGTGTTTCAAAGAACGTCCCGTTTTTGTGATGACAGAAGCTATGGACTGGACCTGGCCGTATCGTCAGGAAGCGCTGATGCGTCGCACGGTGGAGCACCTCACGCGGTTTGATGGACAGATGATCGATGAGGCGATGATCGGGGTGTGGCTGGACGCGGTGTACGAGCCCGAAGTGCCGTCGCTCCAGCAGGAGGTGGCGCGTGGCCGTTCTTCCTACGAAACGGTAGCCGGGCCGGAACACCTGGTGGCTTTCGAGTCGGATCCGAACCTGGAGGATCAGTTCGATGCGCTGTTTGATGGCTACGAAGTGCTTCCGCTGCAGCTCCAGCAGGAGTTCCTGCGACGGGCTGAGCGTGGAGAGTACGTCGAAGCTTACGGCCTGCTCGTGCCGATTTCGCAGGGACGCTTTCATGCCCTGCGTCAGCAAAATGCATTGACGCGGTTGCAGGAGTACCGGGTGTGGGTGGCCGACTGCAAGTACGATCCCTGCCTGGGGCTTCAGCCAGACATCAGAAATGAGACTGCATCGTTTATGCTGTGA
- the cas5 gene encoding CRISPR-associated protein Cas5: MNEARLEAVKVELAGPVASFRYPHFLIGRQPTYPMPPPSTIYGLISAALGRFPDPEALQFAYRFECARHRVDDVETIWFVQPNTATRGEAARKNLEATSNILPREWLVHPRLTLYVTGDELEALYRAFRSPCYILTLGRSQELVSVRRVERVRLHAARRGWLVPGLLPVSFREKAPLAPAFYMPRFITPRSRHQVAWDWFLALDAPVHLESDAPEPCWTEASGSNEPHLLYFHAFR, encoded by the coding sequence ATGAACGAAGCTCGTCTGGAAGCGGTCAAAGTTGAGCTGGCGGGCCCGGTCGCGTCGTTTCGCTATCCGCATTTTCTGATCGGCCGCCAGCCCACCTACCCCATGCCGCCGCCCTCTACGATCTACGGCCTGATCAGCGCGGCGCTGGGGCGTTTTCCGGATCCGGAGGCACTTCAGTTTGCCTACCGGTTTGAGTGCGCGCGTCATCGGGTGGACGATGTGGAGACAATCTGGTTTGTCCAACCCAACACGGCCACGCGTGGCGAAGCCGCCCGGAAGAATCTGGAGGCGACGAGCAACATTCTTCCGCGTGAGTGGCTGGTGCACCCTCGGCTTACACTGTATGTGACAGGGGACGAGCTGGAGGCACTTTACCGGGCATTTCGCAGCCCCTGCTATATCCTGACACTGGGCCGCTCGCAGGAGCTGGTCAGCGTGCGACGGGTCGAACGAGTGAGGCTGCACGCCGCGCGTAGAGGATGGCTGGTGCCCGGATTGCTGCCGGTAAGCTTTCGGGAAAAGGCACCGCTGGCTCCCGCTTTCTATATGCCGCGCTTCATTACCCCGAGAAGCCGGCATCAGGTGGCGTGGGACTGGTTTCTGGCACTGGATGCACCGGTCCATCTGGAGTCGGACGCGCCGGAACCGTGCTGGACAGAAGCGTCAGGTTCAAACGAACCGCATCTGCTCTATTTCCACGCGTTCCGTTAA
- the cas7i gene encoding type I-B CRISPR-associated protein Cas7/Cst2/DevR, translating to MAFIAGIQVIHAPASALNNAGMQPGSATENAVVVKALRINGRSYPYVSAQAYRYWLRRTLEQLQPEGWTVAPIFREKKVAYTDANPVEYADDDVFGYMRAPGKSVEAADSRAAFVDATETKETVTRVSPFRVGTLVAMSDGLVQDFGTMSRHEGDPVPHEHQFYRTSLKGMFSIDLGRIGVFTYENRTGFLNLDEVRRQLAETRGLAHDEANRAYRLPDEVRLQRIRALLSAMPVVDGGAKQALHYTDVNPVVVVMAVVRGGNNPFYYTIDGDRQGLARPVLEAFQEIGEVWGDQILSPLYIGWVEGYASEGRQELEQNLETLQQAYPHGVVLGHPRRVFARLAEELERHPEWLA from the coding sequence ATGGCATTCATTGCTGGGATCCAGGTGATTCATGCGCCGGCCTCGGCGCTGAACAACGCGGGCATGCAGCCCGGAAGCGCCACGGAAAATGCCGTGGTGGTCAAAGCGCTTCGCATCAATGGCCGGAGCTATCCGTACGTATCGGCTCAGGCCTACCGCTACTGGCTGCGGCGTACGCTGGAGCAACTGCAACCTGAGGGGTGGACCGTCGCGCCTATCTTCCGGGAGAAAAAGGTGGCCTACACCGACGCGAATCCCGTCGAGTATGCCGACGACGACGTGTTCGGCTACATGCGTGCGCCGGGCAAAAGTGTGGAAGCCGCGGACAGTCGGGCGGCCTTCGTGGACGCCACCGAGACGAAAGAGACGGTGACGCGCGTTTCGCCCTTCCGGGTAGGGACGCTGGTGGCCATGAGCGATGGGCTCGTGCAGGATTTCGGGACCATGAGTCGTCATGAGGGTGATCCGGTTCCGCACGAACACCAGTTTTATCGTACGTCGCTCAAAGGCATGTTTTCCATCGACCTCGGCCGAATCGGCGTGTTTACCTATGAGAACCGCACCGGCTTTTTGAATCTGGACGAAGTGCGGCGCCAGCTGGCCGAGACGCGCGGCCTGGCGCACGATGAAGCCAACCGGGCCTATCGGCTTCCGGACGAGGTCCGTCTGCAGCGGATTCGCGCATTGCTTTCGGCCATGCCGGTGGTGGACGGAGGCGCCAAGCAGGCGTTGCACTACACGGATGTGAATCCGGTGGTGGTGGTCATGGCCGTCGTGCGGGGCGGTAACAATCCGTTCTACTACACGATCGACGGAGATCGCCAGGGACTGGCGCGCCCCGTACTGGAGGCCTTTCAGGAAATCGGTGAGGTCTGGGGCGACCAGATTCTGTCGCCGCTGTACATCGGCTGGGTGGAAGGGTATGCGTCGGAGGGGCGTCAGGAGCTGGAACAGAACCTGGAGACGCTACAGCAGGCCTATCCTCATGGCGTGGTACTGGGACATCCCCGCCGGGTTTTTGCGCGGCTTGCTGAAGAACTGGAACGTCATCCGGAATGGCTGGCATGA